ACGATGCGGGCCGAGGCGGCCACCGAGATCATCGGCGTGCTCGATTCGGCCACCGCGTCGATCATCGCCAGCGAGTTGGGCGTCACGGTGGAGCCGACCACCACGTCGACCTTGTGCTCGGTGATCAGCTTGCGGGTGTTGGAGACGGCGGCCGTGGTGTCGGAGGCGTCGTCCAGGATGATGTAGTTGACCTTCTGGCCACCGATCGTGGTGGGCAGCAGGGTGATGGTGTTCTTCTCGGGGATGCCCAGCGAGGCGGCCGGACCGGTGGCCGAGATCGTCACGCCGACATTGATATCGGCCTGGGCCACCAGGGCCACGCTCGCCGCGGCCGCGGCCAGCAGGGTCTTCATGATCGTCTTGTTCTTCATCATCGTCGTCCTTGTCTCCTAAGGGGTGGGTTTTGCCTATCGCGACTCTAAAGATTCATCCGGGCATCGGTTCGGGTGTTTTCACCGCCCCGAGGCCGCCAAAGAACAGATCGGCCACCATCGGAGCCACCGATTCGTAGCTCAGCTCGCCGTCCGGGCGCAGCCAGGTGAAGGTCCAGTTGATCATGCCAAACAGCAGCATGGTCAGCGGCTTGTGCAGGCGGCTCACCTCCAGCTCCGGGCGCACCGCGGCCACCGCGTCGGCGAAGGCGGCAACCACCTGGCGCTCCACCTCCAGCAGGCGGGCGCGGTCCTCGGCATCGAGGAACTTGACGTCCTCGGTCAGCACGCGGTGCTGGTTCTGCGCCTCGCCGTACTCGCGCACGAAGCGCGCGATCAGCGCACGCAGATGCGGCTCCGGAGCCAGGTCTTGCGCCCTGACCTCCTCCACCAGCGCGGCCAGGCTCTGCACATGGCCCTCGCAGATCTGCATCAACAGCTCATGCTTGTCGCGCACATAGTGGTAGAGCGTCGGCTTGGAGACCTGGCAGGCTTCGGCCACCTCGTTCATCGAGGTGCCGGGGTAGCCCTGGCGCGCGAACAGGCGCGCCGCGGCGGCGAGGATCTCCTCGCGGGTGGACTCGAAACCGGGGGCTCTTCCTCTGGCCATGGCTTGTTCTTCTTTTTGCTGTCGTTGCGAAGACGGCGGCCGGGTTTCAGCGCTCGTCGAAGGAGATCACCACGCGCGGGGTCAGCGCATGGGCCTGGCAGCTGAGGATAAAGCCTGCCGCGAGCTCCGCCTTGTCCAGCGCGAAATTCTTGTCCATGCGCACCTCGCCCTCCAGCAGCTTGCAGCGGCAGGTCGAGCAGACGCCGCTCTTGCACGAGAACGGCACGTCCATGCCGGCGCGCGCGGCGGCGTCGAGCAGGCTGGGATCGGTCTTCGCGAACTCGATCTCGCGGCTGATGCCGTCGCGAATCACGATCACCTGGGCCGCGTCGGCATCGCCCTCGCGCACCTCGTGCGGCGCCGGCTTGCCGGTCTGCATCTCGGGGGTGCCGAAGCGCTCGATATGGATGCGATCCTCGGGTACGCCCGCGGCCAGCAGCGCGGCCTCGGCCTGCTGGTTCATCTCGAAGGGGCCGCAGACGAAGACCTGGTCGATGCCGGCGGCCGGCACCAGGACCTTCAGGAAGTCAGTCAACTTGGCCTGGTCGAGCCGGCCGGCCAGCAGCGGCGAATCGACCGCCTCGCGCGAGAACACATGGTGCAGGGCCAGGCGGGTCAGGTACTGGTTCTTCAGGTCCTCGATCTCTTCCTTGAACATGGTCGAGGCCTGGCGGCGGTTGCCGTAGATCAGGGTGAAGCGGCTGTCGGGCTCGCGCGCCAGCACCGTCTTCATGATCGACAGGATCGGCGTGATGCCCGAACCGGCGGCGATGCCGACATAGTGACGACGGCGCCCCGCGGCCGTGGCCTCCGGCAGGTTGCCGAAGCGGCCCTGCGGCGGGAAGACCTGGATCTCGTCGCCGGCCTTCAGCGAGCCATGCACCCAGCTGGAGAACTGGCCGCCGTCGACCTTGCGCACGCCGACGCGCAGCTCGCCGTCATCGACGCCGGCGCAGATCGAGTAGGAGCGGCGCAGGTCCTGGCCGCCGATGTCGCTTCGCAGGGTCAGGTATTGCCCCTGGGTGAAGCGGAAGGTCTCGGCCAGCTCGGCCGGCACCTCGAAGCTGACGACCACGGCCTCGTCGGTGTCGGGCCGGACCTCGCGCACGCGCAGCGGGTGGAAGTGGAGGCTCATGCAACGCGCCCCTCGTCCGATGGGTACATCGTCCGATCCCCCGAGGGGATGCGGGCCGGCTCGGGAGCGGCCCAGCGCTCGGCCCGCCCATTCTTGGTCAAGACGTATTTCATATCGGTTTGAAATGTTCGAAAGGTTCGCGGCACGACAGGCAGCGATACAGGGCCTTGCAGGCGGTGGAGCCGAAGGCCGAGAGCTTCTCGGTGTGCTCGCTGCCGCAGCGCGGGCAGGCCAGCTTCGTCAGCGCGGCGCGGTGCACCAGACGGATCGGCTGGGCGGCGCCAGAAGCCACGGGCCCCGGCGGCGCGATGCCGTATTCCTTCAGCTTGCGGCGGCCCTCGTCGCTGATCCAATCGGTGGTCCAGGCGGGCGCGCGCTGCATCGTGATGCGGATCTCGCCGAAGCCGGCCAGCGCGGCGCGCACATCGTCCTGGATCAGCTCGGTCGCGGGGCAGCCCGAATACGTGGGCGTCAGCACCACCTCCAGGCCGCCGGCCGTTTCCTTCAGATCGCGCACGATCCCCAGCTCGTCCAGGGTGATCACCGGCACCTCGGGGTCGGGGATCTGGCGCAGCACCTCCCAGGCGGCGTCGAGCCGTCCGCAGGCGGGGCCGCGCTCGGTGGTGTTCATCACCACGTGCCCCCGGGGTAGCTGCGCTGCAGATGCTGCAGGGTCGCCAGCATATGGCCCATGTGCTCGCTGTGGATGCCCTTGCGGCCCTGGCTCTGGTAGGCGCTGTCCTTGGGGCAAGCCAGGCCGGCCTCGCCCAGCACCTCGGCAAAGGCGGCGCGCCAGTCGTCCTTCAGCGTGGCCCAGTCGGGGCCCAGGCCTTGCGCCGCGGCGGCGGCATCGACGGCATCGCTGTCGAAGAGCTCGTTGAAATAGGGCCACAGCGTGTTCAGCGCGGCGGCCAGGCGCTGGGCCGACTCCTCGGTCCCGTCGCCCAGGCGCACGACCCAGTCGGCCGAGTGCTGCTGGTGGTAGGCAGCCTCCTTGATCGCCTTGCCGGCGATCGCGGCCAGCTCGGCGTCGCTGGATTGCTCCAGGCGGCGCCACAGCAGCAGCAGCCAGCTGGACACGGCGAAGTTGCGCAGCACGGTGAAGGCGAAGTCGCCGCGCGGCAGCTCCATCAGCACCGGGTTCAGGTACTGGCGTTCGTCGCGCAGAAAGGCCAGTTGGTCCTCGTCATGGCCCTGGCCGTCCAGCTTGGCGGCATGGGTCAGCAGCGCGCGGGCCTGGCCCAGCAGGTCCAGCGCCATGTTCGAGAGCGCCAGGTCCTCCTCCAGGATCGGCGCATGGCCGCACCATTCGGAGATGCGCTGGGCCAGCACCAGGCAGCTGTCGCCCAGGCGCAGCAGGTACTGGACTTCGGGGCTTGCGCCCACCTTGATCGATGCAGCAGCCATGGTCATCACATGTGGTTCAGCGACTCGGGCAGTTCGTAGAAGGTCGGGTGGCGGTACACCTTGTCTTCCATCGGGTCGAAGTACATGCCCTTCTCGCCCGGGTCGCTGGCGACGATCTGGCTGGACAGCACCACCCAGATGCTGGTGCCTTCCTGGCGGCGGGTGTAGACGTCGCGCGCCAGCTGGATCGCCATCTTGGCGTCGGCGGCATGCAGGCTGCCGCAATGCTTGTGGTCCAGGCCCGCCTTGTTGCGGACGAAGACCTCCCACAGCGGCCATTCGTTTTGAGTCGTGGTGGTGCTCATGCTGCTTGTTCCTTGGTAGCTTGCTTGCGCGCGTGGGCCAGCGCGGCCTCGCGCACCCAGGCGCCGTCTTCCCAGGCCTTGATGCGCGCGCCCAGGCGCTCGCGGTTCATCGGGCCGTCGCCGCCGACGACACGCCAGAACTCGGCCCAGTCGATCGCGCCGAAGTCATGCTCGCCGCGCGCGGCGTTCCACTTCAGGTCCGCATCCGGCAGCGTGACGCCCAGGATCTCGGCCTGCGGCACGGTCGCGTCGACGAACTTCTGGCGCAGCTGGTCGTTGGTGATGCGCTTGATGCCCCAGCGGATCGACTGCTCGGAATTCGGCGAATCCTTGTCGGCCGGGCCGAACATCATCAGGGAAGGCCACCACCAGCGGTTCACCGCATCCTGCACCATCGCCTTCTGCTCCTCGGTGCCCTGCTTCATCATCACCAGGAGGCTCTCATAGCCCTGGCGCTGGTGAAAGCTCTCCTCGCGGCAGACGCGGATCATCGCGCGCGCATAGGGCGCATAGGAGCAGCGGCACAGCGGCACCTGGTTCATGATCGCGGCGCCGTCGACCAGCCAGCCGATCACGCCGATGTCGGCCCAGGTCAAGGTCGGGTAGTTGAAGATCGAGCTGTACTTGGCCTTGCCCGAGTGCAACGCGTCCAGCATCTGGTCGCGGCTGGTGCCCAGGGTCTCGGCCGCCGAGTACAGGTACAGGCCATGGCCGGCCTCGTCCTGCACCTTGGCCAGCAGAATCGCCTTGCGCTTCAGGGTGGGCGCACGGGTGATCCAGTTGCCCTCGGGCAGCATGCCGACGATCTCGGAATGCGCATGCTGGCTGATCTGCCGGACCAGGGTCTTGCGGTAATGGTCGGGCATCCAGTCCTTGGCCTCGATGAAGTCGCCGGCGTCGATGCGCGCCTCGAAGGCGGCCTCGGCCTGGGCCTCCTCGGCGCTCTTGATCTTCTTGCTCGGCGCGTCCTGCGGGCCGACGCTCATTGCCTGGGTGTACATGCTGGCTGCTCCTTGCTTACTTGGGGCGCTTGTCGACGACGCGCCGGGCCTTGCCGACCAGGGTGCGCTCGATCGAATCGGGCTGACCGATGAGCACCTTGGTGGACACGCCGATCAGGGTCTTGATGCGGTGCTGCAACGACTTGGCGATCGCGCCGGTGTCGGCGCTGGCCACCGCCGCGGTCTGCAGCTCGCAGTGCACCGCCACCTCGTCCAGGTGGCCGTCGCGGCTGACGACGATCTGGTACTGGCCGCTGAGCTGCTGCTCCTGCAGCACCAGTTCCTCGATCTGGGTCGGGAACAGATTGACGCCGCGGATGATCAGCATGTCGTCGCTGCGGCCGACGATCTTGCCCATGCGGCGCATGCTGCGCGAGGTGGGTGGCAGCAGGCGCGTCAGGTCGCGGGTGCGGTAGCGGATGATGGGCAGTGCTTCCTTGGAGAGCGAGGTGAAGACCAGTTCGCCCTCCTCGCCGTCGGCCACCGGCTCACCGGTCTCGGGGTTGATGATCTCGGGATAGAAATGGTCCTCCCAGATCACCGGGCCGTCCTTGGACTCGATGCACTCGTTGGCGACGCCCGGGCCCATCACCTCGGACAGGCCGTAGATGTCCACCGCGTCGATGCCGGCCTTGGCCTCGATCTCGCGGCGCATCGCCTCGGTCCAGGGCTCGGCGCCGAAGATGCCGACCTTGAGGGACGACTCGCGCGCGTCCAGCCCCTGGCGCGCGAACTCCTCGACGATCACCTGCATATAGCTGGGCGTGACCATGATGATGTCGGGCCGGAAGTCCTGGATCAGCTGGACCTGCTTCTCGGTCTGGCCGCCGGACATCGGGATCACGGTGCAGCCGGCACGCTCGGCGCCGTAATGCGCGCCCAGGCCGCCGGTGAACAGGCCGTAGCCATAGGCCACATGGATGATGTCGCCGGGCCGGCCGCCGGAGGCGCGGATCGAGCGCGCCACCAGATTGGCCCAGGTGTCGATGTCCTTGGCGGTGTAGCCGACCACGGTCGGCTTGCCGGTCGTGCCCGAGGAAGCATGGATGCGCGAGACCTGCTGGCGCGGCACCGCGAACATGCCGAAGGGATAGTTGTCGCGCAGGTCCTTCTTGGTCGTGAAGGGGAACTTGGCGATATCGGCCAGGGTCTTCAGGTCGTCGAGATGCACGCCCTGCGCGTCGAACGCGGCCTTGTAATGCGGCACGTTCTCGTAGGCATGCTGGAGCGTCCACTTCAGGCGCTGCAACTGGAGCGCCTGCAGCTCGTCGCGGCTGGCCTTCTCGATCGGCTCCAGATCGCCGGGGGCGGGGGTCTTCACGGGCATGGGGATGGACTCCTCAGTCGGCAAGACCGGCGATGGCTGGCACCACCGGCTTGCCCTTGATGCGGTAGGACTTGCCGCGGAACACGGCCACCAGCTCGTCGCGCTGGTTCCTGACGGTGATGTCGTAGACGCCGGTGCGGCCGGCCAGCGAAACCTCGCGCGCCTCGGCCGTCAGCCGGTCGCCGGCCCGGCTGGGCGCGACGATGTCCACGTTGAAGCCGGACGCCACGGTCACCTCGTTGTACGAGTTGCAGGCGAAGGCGAATGCCGAGTCGGCCAGGGTCGTGACCAGGCCGCCATGGCAGATGTCGAAACCGTTGAGCATGTCCTCGCGCACCGTCATCGCCAGGGTGGCGCGGCCGGGGCCGACGGCGAGGATCTCCATGCCGAGCGAGCGGGTGGCCCGATCGTTGGCCAGCATGCCGTCGCGCACGGCTTCCGCGATCTGTTGGGGTGTCATCGCTCGGTCCTCAGCGGTCGCTGAAGTTCGGCTTGCGCTTTTCCAGGAAGGCGCGGGTGCCCTCCTGGTAGTCAACGGCGAAGCCCAGCCGGCTCTGCAGCAGGGCCTCGTTCTTCAACGCGCTCTCGAAGTCCAGCAGCAGCGCATCGTCCAGCGCCTGGCGGGTCGCGGCGATCGCCTTGACCGGCATCGCGGCCAGCTTCTGCGCCAGCGCCTGGGCCTCGGCAGCCAGTTCGGCGTCCGGCAGCGCGCGGTAGATCAGGCCGATGCGTGCAGCCTCCGCGGCGGGCAGCTTGTCGCCCAAGAGGGCCAGCTCCAGCGCCTTGGCGCGGCCGACCAGGCGCGGCAGCAGCCAGGTGCCACCGCAGTCCGGCACCAGGCCGATCTTCGAGAAGGCCTGGATGAAGCTGGCGCCCTCGGCCGCCAGCACCAGGTCGCAGCCCAGCGCCAGGCTGGCGCCCGCGCCGGCCGCGACGCCGTTGACCGCGGCGATCACGGGAACAGGCATGGAGCGCAGACGCAGCGCCAGCGGGATGTAGTAGTTGTCCAGCAGATGGCCGATGTCCTTGGGCACCTCGCCCGGCTCCATCGGCGGCTTGATCAGCGCGTCCGACAGATCCTGGCCGGCCGAAAAGCCGCGGCCTGCGCCGGTGATCACGACGCAGCGCACGCCTGCGTCCTGCGCCGCGGCCTCCAGGGCCTCGCGCAGCTGGACCAGCAAGGCGGTCGTGAAGGCGTTCAGCGCCGCCGGCCGGTTCAGGGTCAGGGTGCGCACCGCCCCCTCCTGGCTGGTGATCAGCAGCGCTTCCGAAGTGGCTGTCATGGCTTGTCTCTCTCCACCATCTGGTTATTTCTGAGGCAGATCAAACACTCTTGACCGACCGGTCGGTAGATCGTAAGGTCGCACTTGATTTGGCGCAAGCCCCAAGACCCCAGAACACCCTCGGATTTACCCGAGGTCAACGACCAGGAGACGAGTCCATGCCCTGCTACGCGATCGATGGCGTCACGCCGGTGGTCCATCCCAGCGCCCATGTGCACCCCACCGCGGTGCTGATCGGCGATGTGGTGGTCGGCCCCGGCTGCTATGTCGGCCCCAACGCCTCGCTGCGCGGCGACTTCGGCCGCATCGTGCTGAAGGAGGGTTCGAACGTGCAGGACACCTGCGTGATCCACGGCTTCCCGAAGTCCGAGACCGTCGTGGAGGCCAACGGCCATATCGGCCATGGCGCGGTGCTGCATGGCTGCGTGGTGCGGCACGACGCGCTGGTCGGCATGAACGCGGTGGTGATGGACGAGGCCGAGGTCGGCGCCTGGAGCATCGTCGCGGCCTGCGCCTTCGTGCGCGCCGGCCAGAAGCTGCCGGAAAAATCGCTGATCGCCGGCCTGCCGGCCAAGGTGATGCGCGAGCTCTCGGCCGACGAGATGCGCTGGAAGAAGCAAGGCACCGAGACCTATCAGGCGCTGACACGCCGCTGCCAGGCCAGCCTGGTCGAGGTGCAGCCGCTGGCGGCCGAGGAGGCCGACCGAGCGCGCCTGCCGGACAACGATTACGGCCACAAGCCCGGCGCCTGAATCCGCCACCCGAATCCGCTGCCGGCGCGCGGATGCGGCAATTCCGCACTGTCGCGCCCGCTTCATGCCGGCCCGCGCCGCGGCCCGCCCCTAGCATGCGCGTTTGCCGTTTTTGCCGGGCCGATCCCGAAGGAAGTCATGAAGTTACGCACGCGCATCCTGCTGCTGTGCGCCGTCACCCTGCTGGGCATGACGGTGCTGGCGACCGTGGCTCTGTCCACCCTGTACCAGTCGATGATGAAGGAGCGCACGGCCCAGCTGTCCACCCTAGTG
This genomic stretch from Roseateles sp. DAIF2 harbors:
- the paaA gene encoding 1,2-phenylacetyl-CoA epoxidase subunit PaaA → MYTQAMSVGPQDAPSKKIKSAEEAQAEAAFEARIDAGDFIEAKDWMPDHYRKTLVRQISQHAHSEIVGMLPEGNWITRAPTLKRKAILLAKVQDEAGHGLYLYSAAETLGTSRDQMLDALHSGKAKYSSIFNYPTLTWADIGVIGWLVDGAAIMNQVPLCRCSYAPYARAMIRVCREESFHQRQGYESLLVMMKQGTEEQKAMVQDAVNRWWWPSLMMFGPADKDSPNSEQSIRWGIKRITNDQLRQKFVDATVPQAEILGVTLPDADLKWNAARGEHDFGAIDWAEFWRVVGGDGPMNRERLGARIKAWEDGAWVREAALAHARKQATKEQAA
- the paaD gene encoding 1,2-phenylacetyl-CoA epoxidase subunit PaaD; this translates as MNTTERGPACGRLDAAWEVLRQIPDPEVPVITLDELGIVRDLKETAGGLEVVLTPTYSGCPATELIQDDVRAALAGFGEIRITMQRAPAWTTDWISDEGRRKLKEYGIAPPGPVASGAAQPIRLVHRAALTKLACPRCGSEHTEKLSAFGSTACKALYRCLSCREPFEHFKPI
- the paaB gene encoding 1,2-phenylacetyl-CoA epoxidase subunit PaaB, encoding MSTTTTQNEWPLWEVFVRNKAGLDHKHCGSLHAADAKMAIQLARDVYTRRQEGTSIWVVLSSQIVASDPGEKGMYFDPMEDKVYRHPTFYELPESLNHM
- the paaE gene encoding 1,2-phenylacetyl-CoA epoxidase subunit PaaE, which encodes MSLHFHPLRVREVRPDTDEAVVVSFEVPAELAETFRFTQGQYLTLRSDIGGQDLRRSYSICAGVDDGELRVGVRKVDGGQFSSWVHGSLKAGDEIQVFPPQGRFGNLPEATAAGRRRHYVGIAAGSGITPILSIMKTVLAREPDSRFTLIYGNRRQASTMFKEEIEDLKNQYLTRLALHHVFSREAVDSPLLAGRLDQAKLTDFLKVLVPAAGIDQVFVCGPFEMNQQAEAALLAAGVPEDRIHIERFGTPEMQTGKPAPHEVREGDADAAQVIVIRDGISREIEFAKTDPSLLDAAARAGMDVPFSCKSGVCSTCRCKLLEGEVRMDKNFALDKAELAAGFILSCQAHALTPRVVISFDER
- a CDS encoding enoyl-CoA hydratase-related protein; translation: MTATSEALLITSQEGAVRTLTLNRPAALNAFTTALLVQLREALEAAAQDAGVRCVVITGAGRGFSAGQDLSDALIKPPMEPGEVPKDIGHLLDNYYIPLALRLRSMPVPVIAAVNGVAAGAGASLALGCDLVLAAEGASFIQAFSKIGLVPDCGGTWLLPRLVGRAKALELALLGDKLPAAEAARIGLIYRALPDAELAAEAQALAQKLAAMPVKAIAATRQALDDALLLDFESALKNEALLQSRLGFAVDYQEGTRAFLEKRKPNFSDR
- the paaI gene encoding hydroxyphenylacetyl-CoA thioesterase PaaI; the protein is MTPQQIAEAVRDGMLANDRATRSLGMEILAVGPGRATLAMTVREDMLNGFDICHGGLVTTLADSAFAFACNSYNEVTVASGFNVDIVAPSRAGDRLTAEAREVSLAGRTGVYDITVRNQRDELVAVFRGKSYRIKGKPVVPAIAGLAD
- a CDS encoding phenylacetic acid degradation protein PaaY, with protein sequence MPCYAIDGVTPVVHPSAHVHPTAVLIGDVVVGPGCYVGPNASLRGDFGRIVLKEGSNVQDTCVIHGFPKSETVVEANGHIGHGAVLHGCVVRHDALVGMNAVVMDEAEVGAWSIVAACAFVRAGQKLPEKSLIAGLPAKVMRELSADEMRWKKQGTETYQALTRRCQASLVEVQPLAAEEADRARLPDNDYGHKPGA
- the paaK gene encoding phenylacetate--CoA ligase PaaK — its product is MPVKTPAPGDLEPIEKASRDELQALQLQRLKWTLQHAYENVPHYKAAFDAQGVHLDDLKTLADIAKFPFTTKKDLRDNYPFGMFAVPRQQVSRIHASSGTTGKPTVVGYTAKDIDTWANLVARSIRASGGRPGDIIHVAYGYGLFTGGLGAHYGAERAGCTVIPMSGGQTEKQVQLIQDFRPDIIMVTPSYMQVIVEEFARQGLDARESSLKVGIFGAEPWTEAMRREIEAKAGIDAVDIYGLSEVMGPGVANECIESKDGPVIWEDHFYPEIINPETGEPVADGEEGELVFTSLSKEALPIIRYRTRDLTRLLPPTSRSMRRMGKIVGRSDDMLIIRGVNLFPTQIEELVLQEQQLSGQYQIVVSRDGHLDEVAVHCELQTAAVASADTGAIAKSLQHRIKTLIGVSTKVLIGQPDSIERTLVGKARRVVDKRPK
- a CDS encoding TetR/AcrR family transcriptional regulator — its product is MARGRAPGFESTREEILAAAARLFARQGYPGTSMNEVAEACQVSKPTLYHYVRDKHELLMQICEGHVQSLAALVEEVRAQDLAPEPHLRALIARFVREYGEAQNQHRVLTEDVKFLDAEDRARLLEVERQVVAAFADAVAAVRPELEVSRLHKPLTMLLFGMINWTFTWLRPDGELSYESVAPMVADLFFGGLGAVKTPEPMPG
- the paaC gene encoding 1,2-phenylacetyl-CoA epoxidase subunit PaaC: MTMAAASIKVGASPEVQYLLRLGDSCLVLAQRISEWCGHAPILEEDLALSNMALDLLGQARALLTHAAKLDGQGHDEDQLAFLRDERQYLNPVLMELPRGDFAFTVLRNFAVSSWLLLLWRRLEQSSDAELAAIAGKAIKEAAYHQQHSADWVVRLGDGTEESAQRLAAALNTLWPYFNELFDSDAVDAAAAAQGLGPDWATLKDDWRAAFAEVLGEAGLACPKDSAYQSQGRKGIHSEHMGHMLATLQHLQRSYPGGTW